GATGATTATTCAATCAGCCGAACGCTTTGGCTTAGCCCAATTACATCAATTAAGGGGACGGGTCGGCCGAGGAGCAGCGCAAAGTTACTGTTACTTAATTGCCAATCCAACGACTGAACAAGGTAAGGAACGACTTCAAATCATGGTTGAGAGTCAAGATGGATTTTATATTAGTCAAGCCGATCTTAAAATACGTGGTATGGGAAATCTACTAGGACGTGAACAAAGCGGCATCCCACAATTTCATTATGCAAATTTAATTGAAGATCAAACCATACTTAATGTTGCCCAAAATGAAGTGAATACCTTACTGAAAAACCCACATTTAGTCGAAGACTCAGAGTGGAAAACATTAAATAAATATACCATTGATCAAAAAATGGAAGCTTAAGCAAACTCATGGTATCGGATGATGGCGTTTCTTTAATTGCAAAAAACTTAAAAGAACATTAAGAGATAAGTTTGTTTCTGTTATGAGATAAGGTATAATATAGCCATTATATTGCTTAAAAGGAGGTTTTAAAATGATTAAAATTGCAGTAGATGCAATGGGTGGTGATAATGCTCCCCAAGCCATTGTCGAAGGTGTAAACAAAGCGATTGAAACATTTGATGATATTCATATTCAACTTTATGGTGATCAAGAAAAAATTAATCAATATTTGAAGGCGAATCCTCGCGTGAGTGTGTTACAAACCACCGAAGTTATAACAGGTGAAGACGAACCAGTAAAAGCAGTTAGAAGAAAGAAAGACGCATCGATGGTAGTAGCAGCAAAGGCTGTTAAAGCAGGAGAAGCTGATGCTTTAGTTTCGGCTGGTAATACAGGGGGCTTATTAGCAACGGGCTTGTTGGTTGTTGGGCGCATCAAAAATATTGATCGGCCAGGCTTAATGCCCATTTTGCCAACTTTTTCGCTTGAGCATAAACATTTAATTTTAATGGATGCTGGGGCAAATGCCGATACAAAAGTTGAAAACTTACATCAGTTTGCTATCTTAGCTAATTACTATGCCAAAAAAGTCTTAAATATTGAAAATCCCCGTATTGGCTTAGTCAATAATGGAACCGAAGAGGGCAAAGGTAATGAACTAACCAAACAAGCCTATGAATTATTGAAAAATGATACGTCTTTAAACTTTTATGGTAACATTGAAGC
This window of the Fundicoccus culcitae genome carries:
- the plsX gene encoding phosphate acyltransferase PlsX — encoded protein: MIKIAVDAMGGDNAPQAIVEGVNKAIETFDDIHIQLYGDQEKINQYLKANPRVSVLQTTEVITGEDEPVKAVRRKKDASMVVAAKAVKAGEADALVSAGNTGGLLATGLLVVGRIKNIDRPGLMPILPTFSLEHKHLILMDAGANADTKVENLHQFAILANYYAKKVLNIENPRIGLVNNGTEEGKGNELTKQAYELLKNDTSLNFYGNIEASTILNGLVDIAIVDGFTGNAILKTLEGTARNIFRALKDVLLNSGIKAKLGGLLVKDALGSLRDNFDDTKEGGAVMLGVKAPVIKAHGSSNGEAFYNAIRQARKVVQTDVVNDISNYFESEK